The following coding sequences are from one Streptomyces dengpaensis window:
- a CDS encoding GTP-binding protein yields MDFKGFDHPDRGAGGGTRSVKVMIAGGFGTGKTTMVRSVSDIKPLTTEETLTQASAGVDNLIGVVDKTETTVSLDFGKIGINDELVLYLFGTPGQERFWFLWNGLFKGALGAVVLVDTRRLASSFRAIEEMERQNVPFVIALNVFPDSQDHPIEEIRDALDISPHTPIVACDARDRSSSRDVLIALIRHLKERSAVAMEPR; encoded by the coding sequence GTGGACTTCAAAGGCTTTGACCACCCCGACCGGGGTGCGGGCGGCGGCACCCGCTCGGTGAAGGTGATGATCGCCGGCGGCTTCGGCACCGGCAAGACCACCATGGTGCGCTCGGTCAGCGACATCAAGCCGCTGACCACGGAGGAGACACTGACCCAGGCCAGTGCCGGCGTCGACAACCTGATCGGCGTGGTGGACAAGACGGAGACCACCGTCAGCCTGGACTTCGGCAAGATCGGCATCAACGACGAACTGGTGCTGTACCTGTTCGGCACGCCCGGCCAGGAGCGGTTCTGGTTCCTGTGGAACGGCCTGTTCAAGGGTGCCCTCGGCGCGGTCGTCCTGGTGGACACCCGGCGGCTGGCCTCCAGCTTCCGGGCCATCGAGGAGATGGAGCGGCAGAACGTCCCCTTCGTCATCGCCCTGAACGTCTTCCCCGACTCCCAGGACCACCCGATCGAAGAGATCCGCGACGCCCTGGACATCTCCCCGCACACTCCGATCGTGGCCTGTGACGCCCGCGACCGGTCCTCCAGCCGTGACGTGCTGATCGCGCTGATACGTCACCTCAAGGAACGCTCTGCCGTCGCTATGGAGCCCCGATGA
- a CDS encoding DUF742 domain-containing protein: MSAPRRPTDPSGLERYYVLTGGRSGPGGSASGLDVATLIVSRAAAVPGMQHEHEEIIRRCRDPFSVAELGAHLGLPFNILAVLLADLLDAGRVEARHPIPASDAGSGADLALLEEVLSGLQRL, from the coding sequence TCGAGCGCTACTACGTCCTCACCGGTGGCCGCAGCGGACCGGGCGGTTCGGCGTCGGGCCTTGACGTGGCGACCCTCATCGTCTCCCGCGCAGCGGCCGTACCCGGCATGCAGCACGAGCACGAGGAGATCATCCGGCGCTGCCGCGATCCGTTCTCGGTGGCCGAACTGGGCGCCCACCTCGGATTGCCCTTCAACATTCTCGCGGTGCTCCTGGCCGATCTGCTGGACGCAGGCCGCGTCGAAGCCCGTCATCCCATCCCGGCGTCGGACGCCGGCAGCGGGGCCGACCTCGCGCTCCTTGAGGAGGTACTCAGTGGACTTCAAAGGCTTTGA